One Amorphoplanes digitatis genomic window carries:
- a CDS encoding PadR family transcriptional regulator, translating to MLELAILGLLQESSMHGYELRKELATKLGTIRAAISYGTLYPTLKRLQTAGWIGAAETPDSEIIPPLTSRRGRVVYKITAEGKERFADLLAQAGPETYDDAGFGVHFAFFSRTDRATRLRILEGRRRRIEERREGLRDVLARASDRLDAYTLELQRHGLDACEREVRWLEELITNERSGRSPAGETPPEDPRPHQDRP from the coding sequence TTGTTGGAACTCGCGATCCTCGGCCTGCTCCAGGAATCCTCGATGCACGGCTATGAGCTGCGCAAGGAGCTTGCCACCAAGCTCGGCACGATCCGCGCCGCGATCAGCTACGGCACGCTGTACCCGACCCTGAAGCGCCTACAGACCGCGGGCTGGATCGGTGCTGCCGAGACCCCCGACAGCGAGATCATTCCCCCCTTGACCAGCCGCCGTGGCCGGGTTGTCTACAAAATCACGGCCGAAGGCAAGGAACGGTTCGCCGACCTACTCGCCCAGGCGGGCCCGGAGACCTACGACGACGCCGGCTTCGGCGTGCATTTCGCCTTCTTCTCCCGGACCGACCGGGCGACGCGGCTGCGGATCCTGGAGGGCCGCCGCCGCCGGATCGAGGAACGCCGGGAAGGCCTGCGCGACGTGCTCGCGCGCGCCTCCGACCGCCTCGACGCCTACACCCTGGAACTGCAACGCCACGGACTGGATGCGTGCGAGCGCGAGGTCCGCTGGCTGGAGGAGCTCATCACCAACGAGCGCTCCGGCCGCTCCCCAGCAGGGGAGACACCCCCCGAAGACCCGCGTCCGCATCAGGACCGGCCGTGA
- a CDS encoding CCA tRNA nucleotidyltransferase produces MSELTKAQRNAVAELLRVSPVADELGRRFGAAGHELHLVGGSVRDALLGRLGDDLDFCTDALPEQTLALVKGWADGIWETGRDFGTIGILKNGLRLEITTFRAEAYDGLTRNPVVRYGDNLLDDLRRRDFTINAMAVSLPGHDFTDPFGGLDDLAAGVIKTPDSPALSFGDDPLRMLRAARFAAKLRFTVDKPVAEAMTEMAADLDRITAERIRDEFTKLLCGLDPIAGLRLLVDTGLADRFIPEISGLKLEIDEHAQHKDVYEHTLIVVSNAVRLEGDAGPDFVLRMAALMHDVGKPATKAVGRDGRVSFHHHEVVGARLTRQRMKAMRFPKDVTSDVVDLVALHLRFYGYGRGEWTDSAVRRYVTDAGELLPRLHKLTRSDCTTRNRRKAAALSADYDALEERIARIEAEEDLARVRPDLDGNAIMELLGVPPGPVVGQAWRFLKELRLDRGPLDRDEAEAELWRWAREHGHIS; encoded by the coding sequence ATGTCTGAGTTGACTAAAGCCCAACGCAACGCCGTCGCGGAGTTGCTACGGGTCTCACCCGTCGCCGATGAGCTGGGGCGCCGTTTCGGCGCCGCCGGCCATGAGCTGCACCTCGTCGGCGGGTCGGTGCGGGACGCTCTGCTCGGACGGCTCGGCGACGACCTCGACTTCTGCACCGACGCCCTGCCGGAGCAGACGCTCGCGCTGGTCAAGGGCTGGGCCGACGGGATCTGGGAGACCGGCCGGGACTTCGGCACGATCGGGATCCTGAAGAACGGCCTGCGGCTCGAGATCACCACGTTCCGGGCCGAGGCCTACGACGGGCTGACCCGCAACCCGGTCGTGCGCTACGGCGACAACCTGCTGGACGACCTGCGCCGCCGGGACTTCACGATCAACGCGATGGCGGTCAGCCTGCCCGGCCACGACTTCACGGACCCGTTCGGGGGACTGGACGACCTGGCCGCCGGGGTCATCAAGACGCCGGACTCGCCGGCGCTCTCCTTCGGCGACGACCCGCTTCGCATGCTGCGCGCGGCGCGCTTCGCGGCCAAGCTGCGGTTCACAGTGGACAAGCCGGTCGCCGAGGCGATGACCGAGATGGCCGCCGACCTCGACCGGATCACCGCCGAGCGGATCCGCGACGAGTTCACCAAGCTGCTCTGCGGGCTGGATCCGATCGCCGGGCTGCGGCTGCTCGTCGACACCGGGCTGGCCGACCGGTTCATCCCGGAGATCTCCGGCCTCAAGCTGGAGATCGACGAGCACGCCCAGCACAAGGACGTCTACGAGCACACCCTGATCGTGGTCTCCAACGCCGTCCGGCTCGAGGGCGACGCCGGCCCGGACTTCGTGCTGCGGATGGCCGCGCTGATGCACGACGTCGGCAAGCCCGCGACCAAGGCGGTCGGCCGCGACGGACGGGTCAGCTTCCACCACCACGAGGTGGTCGGCGCCCGGCTCACCCGGCAGCGGATGAAGGCGATGCGGTTCCCCAAGGACGTCACGTCCGACGTGGTGGACCTGGTCGCGCTGCACCTGCGCTTCTACGGCTACGGCCGCGGCGAGTGGACCGACTCGGCGGTGCGCCGCTACGTCACCGACGCCGGTGAGCTGCTCCCCCGCCTGCACAAGCTGACCCGCTCCGACTGCACCACGCGCAACCGGCGCAAGGCCGCGGCCCTGTCGGCCGACTACGACGCGCTCGAGGAGCGGATCGCCCGGATCGAGGCCGAGGAGGACCTGGCGCGGGTCCGGCCCGACCTGGACGGCAACGCGATCATGGAGCTGCTCGGCGTGCCGCCGGGGCCGGTGGTCGGCCAGGCCTGGCGTTTCCTCAAGGAGCTGCGCCTGGACCGCGGGCCGCTGGACCGCGACGAGGCGGAGGCCGAGCTCTGGCGCTGGGCGCGGGAGCACGGCCACATCTCCTGA
- a CDS encoding MarR family winged helix-turn-helix transcriptional regulator, which produces MKSESVPVGSALLALQRATHATLQLIAAELVDLDLTASEINALANLADGQGRTVSQLGAAVGARPTTLTSVLDRLERRGHITRGTRAGDRRSVLIELTDSGRAAAAVIVRTLTDIENRALAGLPAGAVVGFYAVLDALVKDGA; this is translated from the coding sequence GTGAAGTCCGAATCCGTGCCAGTGGGGTCGGCGTTGCTGGCTCTCCAGCGCGCGACCCACGCCACCTTGCAGTTGATCGCTGCTGAGCTCGTCGACCTCGATCTGACCGCCTCTGAGATCAATGCGCTGGCCAACCTCGCCGACGGGCAGGGCCGCACGGTGTCCCAGCTGGGTGCCGCGGTCGGTGCCCGGCCTACGACGCTGACCAGCGTGCTGGACCGGCTGGAGCGGCGTGGCCACATCACCCGCGGCACGCGTGCCGGAGACCGGCGGTCTGTGCTCATCGAACTCACCGACTCCGGGCGGGCGGCGGCCGCGGTCATCGTCCGGACGCTTACCGATATCGAGAACCGCGCGCTGGCCGGGTTGCCTGCCGGGGCGGTCGTCGGCTTCTACGCCGTTCTGGACGCGTTGGTGAAGGACGGGGCATGA
- a CDS encoding transglycosylase domain-containing protein — protein MNSYGDPQSARARARVPGPSAASTPDDGQSGYDERAAPDAYRRPAGGRASVGGGMSRGAAPVGAAPGRASVGAGRASVGAGTVGSARVGGRASVGAVDDGPGYGSGAVARAAVRPVPPTVGGGPGVPGQGNRGSAAKILNKASKRRRRMNILTAAAAVLVILAGAGVVGGTYFFDSVDFKEPAAETQTTQLLASDNKTVLASLGQFNRSIVPNASINPLIKLAVVSAEDKGFYDHNGIDMKGIARAAWNNFTGGDTQGASTITQQYARYAAKLKEISYNRKLREAVIARKMEDEYSKDEILGRYLNSVYFGRGAYGVEAAVKAYFGNNRSALTPVGKPNAITAGEAAILASVIKQPEPTATHRGYDPGNNLPDAQDRWRYTVGNMTELGLPAGMPAAGVPAGINPPTEYPAEAKDGKLGWIKFNPDKCTTTCANNKPSAKIVKYVKRELRDMGITDAKLNEGGLQIRTTINPDVQKAAEKAANRASEKSPLNGMAETYKSALVSIDPDTGRVLAYYGGPDAASWDYAGPNYTDDGKTFIGGGRPPGSTFKIYTLLAALSEGYGMDTIWDSTLEKVNGGGKINNSGREGGSLKCPPKACDLETSVEQSYNFTFYWLADALGPEKVIEVAHKAGIQLIGDPETTARYDLNKLSESDLKKKGYGREVGFGQYAITALDHASGVATIANNGVYHKAHFVRSVAERDAKTGKFAAIKGKGEKLKGITAFSPDVAAAVQDVMQKIPGINGISLDNGRKAIGKTGTWEFTGKGGKSGDNGDAWMVGGTRELAAAVWVGREKVNKKTKQMDLLPIYKPGGKPMNGGSIPGDIWKMFLDSASKELKGDVKPFLPNSTAFVDSSKKGNGIPPPPKLELPDNPACLVFPQQCQDGNNGNNGNSGPGNGNGNNGNNTPTLPGFPTFPGNDTGTGGGQDDADDGN, from the coding sequence ATGAACTCGTACGGCGATCCGCAGTCTGCGCGTGCCCGGGCCCGAGTGCCCGGGCCGTCCGCTGCTTCCACGCCTGACGACGGCCAGTCCGGCTACGACGAACGCGCGGCTCCCGACGCCTACCGGCGTCCGGCCGGTGGTCGCGCGAGCGTCGGCGGCGGCATGTCGCGCGGCGCGGCACCCGTCGGCGCGGCACCCGGGCGTGCCTCCGTCGGCGCGGGGCGTGCCTCCGTCGGTGCCGGCACCGTCGGCTCCGCCCGGGTCGGCGGCCGCGCCTCGGTCGGCGCCGTCGACGACGGCCCGGGATACGGCAGCGGCGCGGTCGCGCGCGCCGCGGTGCGGCCGGTACCCCCGACCGTCGGTGGCGGGCCGGGTGTGCCCGGGCAGGGCAACCGGGGCAGCGCCGCCAAGATCCTCAACAAGGCCTCCAAGCGCCGCCGCCGGATGAACATCCTGACCGCGGCCGCGGCCGTGCTGGTCATCCTGGCCGGCGCCGGCGTGGTCGGCGGCACCTACTTCTTCGACAGCGTCGACTTCAAGGAGCCGGCCGCCGAGACGCAGACCACCCAGCTGCTCGCCAGCGATAACAAGACGGTGCTCGCCTCGCTCGGCCAGTTCAACCGCTCGATCGTCCCGAACGCCAGCATCAACCCGCTGATCAAGCTCGCGGTGGTCTCGGCCGAGGACAAGGGCTTCTACGACCACAACGGCATCGACATGAAGGGCATCGCCCGCGCCGCGTGGAACAACTTCACCGGCGGCGACACCCAGGGTGCCTCCACGATCACCCAGCAGTACGCGCGGTACGCCGCGAAGCTGAAGGAGATCAGCTACAACCGTAAGCTCCGCGAGGCGGTCATCGCCCGCAAGATGGAGGACGAGTACAGCAAGGACGAGATCCTCGGCCGCTACCTCAACTCCGTGTACTTCGGCCGCGGCGCCTACGGCGTCGAGGCCGCGGTCAAGGCGTACTTCGGGAACAACCGCTCGGCGCTGACCCCGGTCGGGAAGCCGAACGCGATCACCGCCGGCGAGGCCGCGATCCTGGCCTCGGTCATCAAGCAGCCGGAGCCGACCGCCACGCACCGGGGATACGACCCGGGCAACAACCTCCCGGACGCCCAGGACCGGTGGCGCTACACCGTCGGCAACATGACCGAGCTCGGGCTGCCCGCCGGCATGCCGGCGGCCGGGGTCCCGGCGGGCATCAACCCGCCGACGGAGTACCCCGCGGAGGCGAAAGACGGCAAGCTGGGATGGATCAAGTTCAATCCCGACAAGTGCACCACCACCTGCGCCAACAACAAGCCCAGCGCCAAGATCGTCAAGTACGTGAAGCGCGAGCTTCGCGACATGGGCATCACCGACGCGAAGCTGAACGAGGGTGGTCTGCAGATCAGGACCACGATCAACCCCGACGTGCAGAAGGCGGCGGAGAAGGCGGCGAACCGCGCCAGCGAGAAGTCGCCGCTGAACGGCATGGCCGAGACCTACAAGTCGGCGCTGGTCTCCATCGACCCGGACACCGGCCGGGTCCTGGCGTACTACGGCGGCCCCGACGCGGCGAGCTGGGACTACGCGGGACCGAACTACACCGACGACGGCAAGACCTTCATCGGTGGCGGCCGCCCGCCGGGCTCGACGTTCAAGATCTACACGCTGCTCGCGGCACTCAGCGAGGGCTACGGCATGGACACCATCTGGGACTCCACGCTGGAGAAGGTCAACGGCGGCGGAAAGATCAACAACTCCGGCCGCGAGGGCGGCAGCCTCAAGTGCCCGCCGAAGGCGTGTGATCTCGAGACCTCGGTCGAGCAGTCCTACAACTTCACCTTCTACTGGCTCGCCGACGCGCTCGGCCCGGAGAAGGTCATCGAGGTCGCGCACAAGGCCGGCATCCAGCTGATCGGCGACCCGGAGACCACCGCCCGCTACGACCTCAACAAGCTGAGCGAGTCGGACCTCAAGAAGAAGGGCTACGGCCGCGAGGTCGGCTTCGGCCAGTACGCGATCACCGCGCTCGACCACGCCAGCGGCGTCGCCACGATCGCCAACAACGGCGTCTACCACAAGGCGCACTTCGTCCGGTCGGTCGCCGAGCGCGACGCGAAGACCGGGAAGTTCGCGGCGATCAAGGGCAAGGGCGAGAAGCTCAAGGGCATCACGGCGTTCAGCCCGGACGTCGCGGCGGCCGTGCAGGACGTCATGCAGAAGATCCCCGGCATCAACGGCATCAGCCTCGACAACGGCCGCAAGGCGATCGGCAAGACCGGCACCTGGGAGTTCACCGGTAAGGGCGGCAAGAGCGGCGACAACGGCGACGCCTGGATGGTCGGCGGCACCAGAGAACTCGCGGCGGCGGTCTGGGTCGGCCGCGAGAAGGTGAACAAGAAGACCAAGCAGATGGACCTGCTGCCGATCTACAAGCCCGGCGGCAAGCCCATGAACGGCGGCTCGATCCCCGGCGACATCTGGAAGATGTTCCTGGACTCGGCGTCGAAGGAGCTCAAGGGCGACGTGAAGCCCTTCCTGCCGAACTCGACCGCGTTCGTCGACTCGAGCAAGAAGGGCAACGGCATCCCGCCGCCGCCCAAGCTCGAGCTGCCGGACAACCCGGCCTGCCTGGTGTTCCCGCAGCAGTGCCAGGACGGCAACAACGGCAACAACGGGAACAGCGGCCCCGGCAACGGGAACGGGAACAACGGCAACAACACGCCGACCCTCCCGGGCTTCCCGACGTTCCCCGGTAACGACACCGGAACCGGCGGCGGCCAGGACGACGCCGACGACGGCAACTGA
- a CDS encoding methylated-DNA--[protein]-cysteine S-methyltransferase codes for MQLLVESPIGPLGVRLDGDVVIGVRFGASHGEPGGHPAVEQLAAYFAGSLTDFTVPFELRGGSDFERAVWGEIARIPYGEMLTYGAIATALGDPGAARAVGTACNHNPVPVIVPCHRVVGAGGKMVGFGGGLPRKRHLLELEARVALERAWG; via the coding sequence ATGCAGCTGCTCGTGGAGTCACCCATCGGACCGCTCGGCGTCAGGCTCGACGGCGACGTCGTGATCGGTGTGCGGTTCGGCGCAAGCCACGGCGAGCCGGGCGGGCACCCGGCCGTCGAGCAGCTGGCCGCTTACTTCGCCGGATCGCTGACGGACTTCACCGTGCCGTTCGAGCTGCGCGGCGGCTCCGATTTCGAGCGGGCCGTGTGGGGCGAGATCGCCAGAATTCCGTACGGCGAGATGCTGACGTACGGCGCGATCGCCACCGCACTGGGCGATCCGGGCGCGGCCCGTGCCGTGGGGACGGCGTGCAACCACAACCCGGTGCCGGTCATCGTCCCGTGCCACCGGGTGGTCGGCGCGGGCGGCAAGATGGTTGGCTTCGGCGGCGGGCTCCCGCGCAAGCGGCACCTGCTCGAGCTGGAGGCCCGGGTCGCCCTGGAGCGGGCCTGGGGCTGA
- the murJ gene encoding murein biosynthesis integral membrane protein MurJ — protein MNGGLYRSAHSASDGDPERSDGAILISVDGSPGTTAAGDQALPPEDVPPTGGGTEGGSTAGNSAIMAAGSMVSRLIGFVRNMLIGMTLGAGIGDAYTSAQFLPGQIYELLLGGILSSVLIPLLVRRRKDDPDGGQLFTQRLLTFAIVALGIATALVVAAAPWITAIQASNKSTEAYQDLVTAFAYLILPIIFFTGLSAMIGAVLNVRGHFAAPMWAPILNNLVVIATCGVFIVVFGTTKGFQPEDMTPGRIILIAGGTLLGMVAQAVGLLPALRRVGFAWRWKWAPRSLGLGEIGRLAGWMLCYVGANQLAVFVVVRKLNAVSGGNNASVLAFNNVYLLTMMAHGIIGVSVMTALLPKMSSAAADGRYADVSADLSRGIRLTTTALAPIAVAYGVLGVPIAVSLFQGGAFTDKDAFATGTVLTVAAFAVIPLSISYLCTYAFYALQGNKTVALINVPVVLVRIAGYVVLAELLSESFAAAGMTAANAISYLLSALISLVVLRRRIGRLNLGSVAKALLKVLVAALVATGAGLLVVFLLPGGDTPGRLTAALQVVVGGGVIVLVYLGTAALLRVHEVSQVVGMVRRKLGR, from the coding sequence GTGAACGGCGGCCTGTACCGCAGCGCGCACTCCGCGAGCGACGGAGACCCCGAGCGGTCCGACGGCGCGATCCTGATCTCGGTCGACGGCTCCCCCGGCACGACCGCCGCCGGCGACCAGGCGTTGCCGCCGGAGGACGTCCCGCCGACCGGCGGCGGCACCGAGGGCGGCAGCACCGCGGGCAACAGCGCGATCATGGCGGCCGGCAGCATGGTCAGCCGATTGATCGGCTTCGTCCGGAACATGCTGATCGGCATGACGCTGGGCGCCGGCATCGGCGACGCCTACACCAGCGCCCAGTTCCTCCCGGGTCAGATCTACGAGCTGCTGCTCGGCGGGATCCTCTCCAGCGTGCTGATCCCGCTGCTGGTGCGGCGGCGCAAGGACGACCCCGACGGCGGCCAGCTCTTCACCCAGCGGCTGCTGACCTTCGCCATCGTCGCGCTCGGCATCGCGACGGCGCTCGTCGTGGCCGCGGCGCCGTGGATAACGGCGATCCAGGCGAGCAACAAGAGCACCGAGGCGTACCAGGACCTGGTCACCGCGTTCGCCTACCTGATCCTGCCGATCATCTTCTTCACCGGCCTGTCCGCGATGATCGGTGCGGTGCTCAACGTGCGCGGGCACTTCGCCGCGCCGATGTGGGCACCGATCCTGAACAACCTCGTGGTGATCGCGACCTGCGGCGTCTTCATCGTGGTCTTCGGCACCACGAAGGGCTTCCAGCCGGAGGACATGACGCCCGGCCGGATCATCCTGATCGCCGGCGGCACGCTGCTCGGCATGGTCGCGCAGGCCGTCGGCCTGCTCCCGGCGCTGCGCAGGGTCGGCTTCGCCTGGCGCTGGAAGTGGGCGCCGCGTTCGCTCGGTCTCGGCGAGATCGGCCGGCTCGCCGGCTGGATGCTCTGCTATGTCGGCGCCAACCAGCTCGCCGTCTTCGTCGTGGTCCGCAAGCTCAACGCCGTCTCGGGCGGCAACAACGCCAGCGTGCTGGCATTCAACAACGTCTACCTGCTGACGATGATGGCCCACGGCATCATCGGCGTCTCGGTGATGACCGCGCTGCTGCCCAAGATGAGCTCCGCCGCCGCCGACGGCCGCTACGCCGATGTCAGCGCCGACCTGAGCCGCGGCATCCGGCTCACCACGACGGCACTCGCCCCGATCGCCGTCGCGTACGGCGTGCTCGGCGTGCCCATCGCGGTCTCGCTCTTCCAGGGCGGCGCCTTCACCGACAAGGACGCGTTCGCCACCGGCACCGTGCTGACCGTTGCCGCCTTCGCGGTGATCCCGCTCTCGATCAGCTACCTGTGCACCTATGCCTTCTATGCGCTCCAGGGCAACAAGACGGTCGCGCTGATCAATGTCCCGGTCGTGCTCGTACGCATCGCCGGCTACGTCGTCCTCGCCGAACTGCTCTCCGAGTCCTTCGCCGCGGCCGGCATGACCGCCGCCAACGCGATCTCGTACCTGCTCTCGGCGCTGATCTCGCTCGTCGTACTGCGCCGCCGGATCGGCCGGCTGAACCTCGGCTCCGTCGCCAAGGCGCTGCTGAAGGTGCTGGTGGCCGCCCTGGTCGCGACCGGGGCCGGCCTGCTCGTCGTGTTCCTGCTGCCCGGCGGTGACACTCCCGGGCGATTGACAGCGGCGCTTCAGGTTGTCGTCGGCGGCGGCGTGATCGTGCTGGTATACCTCGGGACGGCGGCGCTGCTGCGGGTTCACGAGGTCAGTCAGGTGGTCGGGATGGTGCGGCGCAAACTCGGCCGCTGA
- a CDS encoding inositol-3-phosphate synthase → MGSVRVAIVGVGNCASSLVQGVEYYREADPNDRVPGLMHVTFGDYHVSDVKFVAAFDVDAKKVGMDLAEAIVASENNTITLTDVAPTGVTVQRGPTFDGLGTYYREIIEESSAEPVDVAQALRDAEVDVVVSYLPVGSEEADKFYAQAAIDAGCAFVNALPVFIASDPVWAQKFTDAGLPIVGDDIKSQVGATIVHRALAKLFEDRGVELLRTYQLNFGGNMDFMNMLERKRLVSKKISKTQSVTSQIPHEMSKSDVHIGPSDHVPWLDDRKWAYIRLEGRSFGDTPLNAELKLEVWDSPNSAGVIIDAVRAAKIAKDRGVGGPILSASSYFMKSPPVQYNDHDAKNAVEAFIKGDIES, encoded by the coding sequence ATGGGCTCCGTCCGCGTCGCCATTGTCGGTGTGGGTAACTGCGCCTCGTCCCTCGTGCAGGGCGTGGAGTACTACCGCGAAGCCGACCCCAACGACCGCGTCCCGGGTCTCATGCACGTGACCTTCGGCGACTACCACGTATCCGACGTGAAGTTCGTCGCGGCGTTCGATGTGGACGCCAAGAAGGTCGGCATGGACCTGGCCGAGGCGATCGTCGCCAGCGAGAACAACACGATCACGCTGACCGATGTCGCGCCCACCGGCGTGACCGTGCAGCGTGGCCCGACCTTCGACGGTCTCGGCACGTACTACCGCGAGATCATCGAGGAGTCGTCCGCCGAGCCGGTGGACGTCGCGCAGGCGCTGCGCGACGCCGAGGTCGACGTCGTCGTGTCCTACCTGCCGGTGGGCTCCGAGGAGGCCGACAAGTTCTACGCGCAGGCCGCGATCGACGCCGGTTGCGCGTTCGTCAACGCCCTGCCGGTCTTCATCGCCTCGGACCCGGTCTGGGCGCAGAAGTTCACCGACGCCGGCCTGCCGATCGTCGGCGACGACATCAAGAGCCAGGTCGGTGCCACGATCGTGCACCGCGCGCTGGCGAAGCTGTTCGAGGACCGCGGTGTCGAGCTGCTGCGCACGTACCAGCTGAACTTCGGCGGCAACATGGACTTCATGAACATGCTGGAGCGCAAGCGCCTGGTGTCGAAGAAGATCTCCAAGACCCAGTCGGTGACGTCCCAGATCCCGCACGAGATGTCCAAGAGCGACGTGCACATCGGCCCGTCGGACCACGTGCCGTGGCTGGACGACCGCAAGTGGGCCTACATCCGGCTCGAGGGCCGCAGCTTCGGCGACACCCCGCTGAACGCGGAGCTCAAGCTCGAGGTGTGGGACTCGCCGAACTCGGCCGGCGTCATCATCGACGCGGTCCGCGCGGCGAAGATCGCCAAGGACCGCGGCGTCGGCGGCCCGATCCTGTCGGCGAGCTCGTACTTCATGAAGTCCCCGCCGGTGCAGTACAACGACCACGACGCGAAGAACGCGGTCGAGGCCTTCATCAAGGGCGACATCGAGAGCTGA
- a CDS encoding glycosyltransferase family 87 protein, with amino-acid sequence MSAPSSPETDRQDLPAESDGFVRGLSQAIGGPLGDHAVRPGARPGRFWNAQRIILALTCLMLAFSWVQKSPCQDGDWQKNIQYTRFCYTDVLALYYAEGLNEGKVPYKDHPVEYPVVTGYFMGALGLPVHALGQKYPEINQGKWFYNANALVLSVLAVATVAMILALRRRRPWDAAIFALSPILLVTATVNWDFLAIALAIFGLYAWARRWPVLAGILLGLGGAAKLWPLFILGPLVVLALRSKRLPPALLTAASAVVTVVAVNLPIALMYRDSWLRFFHLNDERAIDWGTFWYIGRYLDTKWNTGAVGDQGPFQWLSDHIPVLNNLTYGLTILACAAIGVLCLLAPRRPRLAQVAFLVVAVFLIFSKVWSQQYVLWLLPLIVLARPRWGAIIAWTVAEIGYFTAFYAELLGAGTKPVIPEGTFVLASSLRLITVAVLCGLVIREIWRPELDPVRRTYADDPDGGVFDGAPDAGWVSSLRQRLWLEPRPSEPVSLPEHAPPPPPSTPAPVG; translated from the coding sequence ATGAGCGCGCCTTCGTCTCCGGAGACCGACCGGCAAGACCTGCCCGCCGAATCGGACGGCTTCGTCCGAGGGCTGTCGCAGGCGATCGGCGGGCCACTCGGCGACCATGCCGTACGCCCGGGTGCCCGGCCCGGCCGGTTCTGGAACGCACAGCGGATCATCCTCGCGCTGACCTGCCTGATGCTGGCGTTCAGCTGGGTGCAGAAGTCGCCCTGCCAGGACGGCGACTGGCAGAAGAACATCCAGTACACCCGGTTCTGCTACACCGACGTGCTCGCCCTCTACTACGCCGAGGGGCTCAACGAGGGCAAGGTGCCGTACAAGGACCATCCGGTGGAGTACCCGGTCGTCACGGGCTACTTCATGGGCGCGCTGGGCCTGCCCGTGCACGCGCTCGGGCAGAAGTACCCGGAGATCAACCAGGGTAAGTGGTTCTACAACGCCAACGCCCTGGTCCTGTCGGTGCTCGCGGTGGCCACCGTGGCGATGATCCTGGCCCTGCGCCGCCGCAGGCCCTGGGACGCCGCGATCTTCGCGCTGTCACCGATCCTGCTCGTCACGGCGACCGTCAACTGGGACTTCCTCGCCATCGCCCTGGCTATCTTCGGCCTCTACGCCTGGGCCAGACGATGGCCCGTGCTCGCCGGCATCCTGCTGGGCCTCGGCGGCGCGGCGAAGCTCTGGCCGCTGTTCATCCTGGGGCCGCTGGTGGTGCTCGCCCTACGCTCGAAGCGGCTGCCGCCGGCCCTGCTCACGGCGGCCTCGGCGGTCGTGACCGTGGTGGCGGTCAACCTGCCGATCGCCCTGATGTACCGGGACAGCTGGCTCAGGTTCTTCCACCTCAACGATGAACGGGCGATCGACTGGGGCACCTTCTGGTACATCGGCCGCTACCTGGACACGAAGTGGAACACCGGGGCGGTCGGCGATCAGGGCCCGTTCCAATGGCTCAGCGACCACATCCCGGTCCTCAACAACCTCACGTACGGGCTGACGATCCTGGCCTGCGCGGCGATCGGGGTGCTCTGCCTGCTCGCGCCGCGCCGTCCCCGGCTCGCCCAGGTCGCGTTCCTGGTGGTCGCGGTATTCCTGATCTTCAGCAAGGTCTGGTCGCAGCAGTACGTGCTCTGGCTGTTGCCGCTGATCGTGCTGGCCCGTCCGCGTTGGGGGGCGATCATCGCCTGGACGGTGGCGGAGATCGGCTACTTCACGGCGTTCTATGCGGAGTTGCTGGGCGCCGGCACTAAGCCGGTGATCCCGGAGGGGACGTTCGTGCTCGCCTCGAGCCTGCGGCTGATCACGGTGGCGGTCCTGTGCGGTTTGGTGATCCGGGAGATCTGGCGGCCGGAGCTCGACCCGGTTCGGCGGACCTATGCCGACGACCCGGATGGCGGGGTGTTCGACGGGGCGCCGGATGCGGGTTGGGTGTCGTCGCTGCGGCAGCGGCTCTGGCTGGAGCCACGGCCTTCCGAACCGGTGTCCCTGCCGGAGCACGCTCCGCCGCCTCCGCCGTCGACGCCTGCTCCGGTGGGCTGA
- a CDS encoding DUF5318 domain-containing protein: MRTQRQVVDYSLQKRALLRDVHNGKVGTLEVCDASPYLKNAARFHGEPTDERCPVCRRDNLTLVHYIYGDELKHSAGQAHRLADLPVLAMTLREFQVFVVEVCQSCAWNHLIEQYVLGRDALQADELDQGGAVASSASGRHRETGSSSHRREGRQ; encoded by the coding sequence ATGCGCACGCAGCGGCAGGTCGTCGACTACTCGCTTCAGAAGCGAGCGCTGCTGCGCGACGTGCACAACGGCAAGGTCGGGACCCTCGAGGTCTGTGACGCATCGCCGTACCTGAAAAACGCAGCTAGGTTCCATGGCGAGCCGACCGATGAACGTTGCCCGGTCTGCCGTCGCGACAACCTCACCCTGGTCCACTACATCTACGGCGATGAGCTCAAGCACTCCGCCGGGCAGGCGCACAGGCTCGCTGACCTGCCGGTACTGGCGATGACGCTGCGTGAGTTTCAGGTGTTCGTGGTGGAGGTGTGCCAATCCTGCGCGTGGAACCACCTGATCGAGCAGTACGTGCTCGGCCGGGACGCGCTTCAAGCCGACGAACTGGACCAGGGCGGGGCCGTTGCCTCGTCCGCCTCGGGCCGCCACCGCGAGACAGGGTCGTCGTCACATCGCCGGGAGGGCCGACAGTGA